In one window of bacterium DNA:
- a CDS encoding tyrosine-type recombinase/integrase has protein sequence MLRTPDHMAARRRRRSPVPSTHPLLLEWWTDLEGAGRSVNTRLAYVRDVTDFAAYMNGNLADARPDDLWQFTRRMTEAGLSVATRARRITALRQFYEWLRHRQQRPFSAALDLRPPRRARRVHRWWTEEQVARFRAAFEGDRPRVLRDRAMAELGLMGLRVGEVIRLDIERVIALSDPDRAAIVVWRKGGKEQVLPLAADARAALARWLAARPTVPTTALFFRMPFQHRRPRLHYASVEKIFKQYAARARVPIPEGIAFHHLRHTAGQQMANVGLGIEEAQRLLGHESPVTTQVYYEVSDARLRQAVRRLRYGTPAGRTKGG, from the coding sequence GTGCTGCGAACCCCCGACCACATGGCAGCGCGCCGGCGGCGCAGGTCGCCCGTTCCGTCGACCCATCCGCTCCTCCTGGAGTGGTGGACCGATCTCGAGGGAGCCGGCCGCTCGGTCAACACGCGGCTCGCATATGTCAGGGACGTCACCGACTTCGCCGCGTACATGAACGGCAACCTCGCCGACGCCCGGCCCGACGATCTCTGGCAATTCACCCGCCGAATGACCGAAGCCGGACTGTCGGTCGCGACGCGCGCCCGACGGATCACGGCGCTGCGGCAGTTCTACGAGTGGCTCCGGCACCGCCAGCAGCGCCCCTTTTCCGCGGCGCTGGATCTTCGGCCGCCGCGGCGCGCGCGGCGTGTCCACCGGTGGTGGACTGAAGAGCAGGTGGCGCGTTTCCGCGCGGCGTTCGAGGGCGACCGCCCGCGCGTGCTGCGCGATCGGGCGATGGCGGAGCTCGGGCTCATGGGCCTGCGGGTCGGGGAAGTGATCCGGCTCGACATTGAGCGCGTGATCGCGCTGTCCGATCCCGACCGCGCCGCGATCGTCGTCTGGCGCAAGGGCGGCAAAGAGCAGGTGCTGCCCCTCGCCGCGGATGCGCGCGCCGCGCTGGCACGGTGGCTGGCCGCCCGCCCGACCGTGCCGACCACCGCGCTGTTCTTCCGGATGCCCTTTCAACACCGGCGGCCTCGACTGCACTACGCGAGCGTGGAGAAGATCTTCAAGCAGTACGCGGCGCGGGCGCGGGTCCCGATTCCCGAGGGCATCGCCTTTCACCACCTCCGCCACACCGCCGGCCAGCAGATGGCCAACGTCGGGCTCGGCATCGAGGAGGCGCAGCGGCTGCTCGGACACGAAAGCCCGGTGACGACGCAGGTCTACTACGAGGTCTCGGACGCCAGGCTGCGTCAGGCCGTGCGCCGGCTGCGGTACGGGACGCCGGCCGGGCGCACCAAAGGAGGCTGA
- a CDS encoding PAS domain-containing protein translates to MERKRQSTDVLQSTRVAHDRLDGARVGGILDANIIIANAPDPVFVSDLEGRILQANDAVSELLGFRQDEVIEQSLSRFISPEETREFLAALREVVERGVTRNVRLNPKSATAEIIPTALNASALRDADGKVIGAIGILRDMREIGKARAYAEALIKNAPDPVFVSDLEGKIIESNDAVSQLLGFRRDEVIEQSLSRFISPEETREFLAALREVVERGVIRNVRLNPRSATGEGIPTTLNASALRDSDGKAIGAIGILRDMRELDKARAYAESLIKNAPDPVFVSDLEGKILHTNDAVSEVLGFRRDEVIEQSLSRFISPQETREFLAALREVVERGVIRNVRLNPRAATGEVIPTGLNASALRDSDGKVIGVIGILRDMRAYERVVRDLEKSKLELQEKILELEKFEEVVVGREIKMIALEKEVERWQSEVERLRGESQQ, encoded by the coding sequence GTGGAACGGAAACGGCAATCCACAGACGTCTTGCAGAGCACGCGTGTCGCGCACGACCGGCTTGACGGTGCGAGGGTGGGGGGCATTCTCGACGCCAACATCATTATCGCGAACGCGCCCGATCCGGTGTTCGTCTCCGACCTGGAGGGCCGCATCCTCCAGGCCAACGACGCGGTTTCGGAACTGCTTGGCTTCCGTCAGGACGAGGTGATCGAGCAGTCGCTCTCGCGGTTCATCTCCCCCGAGGAGACCCGCGAGTTCCTCGCCGCGCTGCGCGAAGTCGTCGAGCGCGGCGTCACCCGCAACGTCCGCCTCAACCCCAAGAGTGCGACCGCGGAGATCATTCCGACGGCGCTCAACGCGTCCGCCCTCCGGGACGCCGACGGCAAAGTGATCGGCGCGATCGGCATCCTCCGGGACATGCGCGAAATCGGCAAAGCCCGCGCCTATGCGGAAGCCCTCATCAAGAACGCGCCGGACCCCGTGTTCGTCTCCGACCTCGAAGGCAAGATCATCGAGTCCAACGACGCCGTGTCGCAGCTCCTCGGGTTCCGCCGCGACGAAGTCATCGAGCAGTCGCTCTCGCGGTTCATCTCCCCCGAGGAGACCCGCGAGTTCCTCGCCGCGCTGCGCGAAGTCGTCGAGCGCGGCGTCATCCGCAACGTCCGCCTCAACCCGCGCAGCGCCACCGGCGAGGGGATCCCGACGACGCTCAACGCCTCGGCGCTCCGCGACTCCGACGGCAAGGCGATCGGCGCGATCGGCATCCTCCGGGACATGCGCGAGCTCGACAAGGCCCGCGCCTACGCGGAGAGCCTCATCAAGAACGCCCCGGACCCCGTGTTCGTCTCCGACCTCGAAGGCAAGATCCTTCACACCAACGACGCGGTGTCGGAAGTGCTCGGGTTCCGCCGCGACGAGGTGATCGAGCAATCGCTGTCCCGGTTCATCTCGCCGCAGGAGACCCGTGAGTTCCTCGCCGCGCTGCGCGAAGTCGTCGAGCGCGGCGTCATCCGCAACGTCCGCCTCAACCCGCGGGCGGCCACCGGCGAAGTCATCCCCACCGGCCTCAACGCCTCGGCGCTCCGCGACTCCGACGGCAAGGTCATCGGCGTCATCGGCATCCTTCGCGACATGCGCGCCTACGAGCGCGTCGTCCGCGACCTCGAGAAGTCGAAGCTCGAGCTTCAAGAGAAGATCCTCGAACTCGAGAAGTTCGAGGAGGTCGTGGTCGGCCGCGAAATCAAGATGATCGCCCTCGAAAAAGAGGTGGAGCGGTGGCAGAGCGAGGTCGAGCGGCTGCGGGGCGAATCGCAGCAGTAG
- a CDS encoding SpoIIE family protein phosphatase translates to MSAPRVLVVDDDPALLEALPETIRLRLPGTTVDTCISAAPALERIAAVDYDAIVSDIKMPGTDGLALLAQVRAARPDTPVLLITGHGEHDLAIRSLRAGAYDYVQKPIDRDYFAASLGRAVQVRQLRRQIGEQQAALARHAGRLEETVQERTTELRQTIEHLRALTDVAAAIHGAHEVEEVLRSVVDAACRLSDADLAVAGFYRGDGGPVAFADGERWQIAIAPHVASAGISDEVLTPMLAAICGEHRPGRLPETVLVPLAETRANGDGPLSSFLTLPIRGRSGHILGAMILARPAGAAFAPEARVHIEALALQLAVALENTLLYERARGTAETLQRSLMPERLPEIPGMALSARYLPGNQEAVGGDWYDVLTLPAGQIGLVIGDVAGRGVWAAAVMGQLRNAVRAYALEGNPPALIAERLTRLVDDRTMATLLYLIVDPETRTVRYLNLGHVPPLVVGPEGDVTQLDGGAPPLGVRGITYREETAALAPHSTILVCTDGLLEARRESIDEGLARVTAALAENGDAPIDGLVDRVLTAALEGRTAEDDVALVALRLAPLTPDRLQIRLPAVPASLAQMRQTLRRWLEAAEVKLEDAYDVTTAINEACANAIEHAYGPTDGTFECELSFAGDVLTAAVRDGGQWRPARGQYRGHGLKLMEALMGDVEVGSGPGGTVVQMRRRIAQRGRVRA, encoded by the coding sequence ATGAGCGCTCCCCGCGTCCTCGTCGTCGACGACGACCCGGCGCTGCTCGAGGCGCTGCCGGAGACCATCCGTCTCCGGCTGCCCGGCACGACCGTGGACACCTGCATCTCTGCCGCGCCGGCCCTGGAGCGGATCGCGGCCGTCGACTACGATGCCATTGTCAGCGACATCAAGATGCCGGGAACGGACGGCCTGGCGCTCCTCGCGCAGGTGCGCGCGGCCCGGCCGGACACGCCCGTGCTGCTCATCACCGGCCACGGCGAGCACGACCTCGCGATCCGGTCGCTGCGGGCCGGCGCCTACGACTACGTGCAAAAGCCCATCGACCGCGACTACTTTGCCGCGTCGCTCGGGCGGGCCGTCCAGGTGCGTCAGCTGCGCCGGCAGATCGGCGAACAGCAGGCCGCGCTCGCCCGCCACGCCGGACGCCTCGAGGAAACGGTGCAGGAGCGCACGACCGAGTTGCGGCAGACGATCGAACACCTCCGGGCGCTCACCGACGTCGCGGCCGCCATTCACGGGGCGCACGAGGTGGAGGAAGTGCTGCGCTCCGTCGTCGACGCGGCATGCCGGCTGTCCGACGCCGACCTGGCGGTGGCGGGATTCTACCGGGGCGATGGAGGGCCCGTGGCGTTCGCCGACGGGGAGCGCTGGCAGATCGCGATCGCGCCCCACGTGGCATCGGCGGGCATCTCCGACGAGGTGCTCACGCCCATGCTCGCGGCGATCTGTGGGGAGCACCGTCCCGGCCGCCTGCCCGAAACCGTCCTGGTACCGCTGGCGGAGACCCGCGCAAACGGCGACGGTCCGCTGTCGTCGTTCCTCACGCTGCCGATCCGGGGGCGGAGCGGGCACATCCTGGGGGCCATGATCCTGGCGCGCCCCGCCGGCGCGGCGTTTGCGCCCGAGGCGCGCGTGCATATCGAGGCCCTCGCGCTCCAACTCGCCGTCGCGCTGGAGAACACCCTCCTCTACGAACGCGCCCGCGGGACCGCTGAGACGCTCCAGCGAAGCCTGATGCCGGAGCGCCTGCCCGAGATTCCCGGGATGGCCCTGTCCGCGCGGTACCTGCCGGGCAACCAGGAAGCCGTGGGCGGGGATTGGTACGACGTGCTCACGCTGCCGGCCGGCCAGATCGGGCTCGTCATCGGGGACGTCGCCGGCCGGGGCGTATGGGCGGCGGCGGTCATGGGTCAGTTGCGCAACGCGGTGCGCGCCTACGCGCTCGAAGGCAATCCGCCGGCGCTGATCGCCGAGCGCCTGACCCGGCTCGTCGACGATCGCACGATGGCCACGCTGCTGTATCTGATCGTCGACCCCGAAACCCGGACCGTGCGATACCTGAACCTCGGGCACGTGCCGCCGCTGGTTGTCGGCCCGGAGGGGGACGTGACGCAACTCGACGGCGGCGCGCCGCCGCTCGGGGTGCGCGGGATCACCTACCGCGAGGAGACGGCCGCGCTGGCGCCGCACTCGACGATCCTCGTCTGCACCGACGGCCTGCTCGAGGCCCGCCGCGAGAGCATCGACGAGGGGCTGGCCCGGGTGACGGCGGCGCTGGCCGAGAACGGCGACGCCCCGATCGACGGCCTGGTCGACCGGGTGCTGACCGCGGCCCTCGAGGGTCGGACCGCCGAGGACGATGTCGCGCTCGTCGCCCTGCGGCTGGCCCCCCTGACGCCGGACCGTCTGCAGATCCGGCTTCCGGCCGTGCCGGCGTCGCTCGCGCAGATGCGCCAGACGCTCCGCCGCTGGCTCGAGGCCGCCGAGGTCAAACTCGAAGACGCCTACGACGTGACGACGGCGATCAACGAGGCCTGCGCCAACGCGATCGAACATGCCTACGGCCCGACCGACGGCACCTTCGAGTGCGAGTTGTCGTTCGCCGGCGACGTCCTGACGGCCGCGGTCCGCGACGGCGGGCAATGGCGGCCGGCGCGCGGGCAATACCGGGGCCACGGCCTCAAGTTGATGGAGGCGCTCATGGGAGACGTGGAGGTAGGGTCCGGACCCGGCGGCACGGTGGTGCAGATGCGCCGCCGGATCGCGCAGAGAGGACGTGTGCGGGCATGA
- a CDS encoding DUF1800 domain-containing protein, with the protein MAGPLDPFVPSSSDPWDARKAAHLLRRAGFGPLPDEVARAVAAGPDRAVEALFAFPPEPSPPAAFDDVRAAENQLDSTLDALRASHQRIDLKTHPELRTLFQEVGRSQGRALAALAAWWLDRMANTPAPLQEKLVLFWHGHFTSAFGDVHDAIAMFNQNQLFRRNAAGNFARLLDGVARDPAMLLYLNNDENRKGHPNENWARELMELFSMGIGHYTETDVKESARAWTGWSLREFRPGEGRRTFAFRPEIHDGGPKVFLGQAGAWDGTDIMRIILAHEATPRFIAGKLAAFFVAPRPDQALVDAMARRLRAANYDLAPVLKSMFRSRTFYSRDVMLAQVKGPVEFAVGAVRHLGVNAPAWVRVYQAAGAMGQQLFFPPTVAGWHGGTAWINAGTVFARADLAAALISGRLGPVDDGAFPTLDAAITRLLGRPLPPQRRVRFTEATGGRVSREAVHLIMSLPDYQVA; encoded by the coding sequence ATGGCCGGGCCCCTCGACCCGTTTGTCCCCTCGTCCTCCGATCCATGGGACGCCCGCAAGGCGGCCCATCTCCTGCGCCGCGCCGGGTTTGGCCCGCTCCCCGACGAGGTCGCGCGCGCCGTGGCCGCCGGCCCCGACCGCGCCGTGGAGGCGCTGTTCGCCTTTCCGCCCGAGCCGTCGCCCCCGGCCGCTTTCGATGATGTGCGGGCCGCCGAGAATCAGCTGGACTCGACGCTCGACGCGCTGCGCGCGAGCCACCAGCGGATCGATCTCAAGACGCACCCTGAGTTGCGCACGTTGTTTCAGGAGGTCGGGCGGTCGCAGGGGCGCGCCCTCGCCGCGCTCGCGGCGTGGTGGCTCGACCGTATGGCCAACACCCCCGCGCCGCTACAGGAGAAGCTGGTGTTGTTCTGGCACGGGCACTTCACCAGCGCCTTCGGCGACGTGCACGACGCGATCGCGATGTTCAATCAGAACCAGCTCTTCCGGCGGAACGCGGCCGGGAACTTTGCCCGCCTCCTAGACGGCGTCGCGCGCGACCCGGCGATGCTCCTCTACCTCAACAACGACGAGAACCGCAAGGGCCACCCCAACGAAAATTGGGCCCGCGAGCTCATGGAGCTGTTTTCGATGGGGATCGGCCACTATACCGAGACGGACGTCAAAGAATCGGCGCGCGCCTGGACCGGGTGGAGCCTGCGCGAGTTCCGGCCGGGCGAAGGCCGGCGCACCTTCGCCTTCCGCCCGGAGATCCACGACGGCGGGCCGAAGGTGTTCCTCGGACAGGCGGGCGCCTGGGACGGGACCGACATCATGCGGATCATCCTGGCGCATGAGGCGACGCCGCGGTTCATCGCCGGCAAGCTGGCCGCGTTCTTCGTCGCGCCCCGCCCCGATCAGGCGCTCGTCGACGCGATGGCGCGGCGGTTGCGGGCGGCCAACTACGACCTCGCGCCCGTGCTGAAGTCGATGTTTCGATCCAGGACGTTCTACAGCCGGGACGTGATGTTGGCGCAGGTGAAAGGGCCGGTCGAGTTCGCCGTGGGCGCGGTCCGCCATCTCGGCGTGAACGCCCCGGCCTGGGTGCGCGTGTACCAGGCCGCGGGCGCGATGGGACAGCAGCTGTTCTTCCCGCCGACCGTCGCCGGCTGGCACGGCGGGACCGCGTGGATCAACGCCGGGACCGTGTTCGCGCGGGCCGATCTCGCCGCGGCGCTTATCTCGGGACGCCTGGGTCCGGTCGATGACGGCGCGTTCCCCACGCTCGATGCCGCGATCACCCGGCTCCTCGGGCGCCCGCTGCCGCCCCAGCGTCGTGTGAGGTTCACGGAGGCGACCGGCGGGCGGGTGTCGAGGGAGGCCGTGCATCTGATCATGAGCCTGCCCGACTACCAGGTCGCCTAA
- a CDS encoding aspartate aminotransferase family protein produces MAATRELLAHDQRHLIHPLHHPSDHQDPLLLVEGRGAILKDADGREYIDGLAGLWNVNVGHGRAELAEAAAEQMRRLAFNSSYAGASNIPSIRLAERLVHLAYPSTSGVYFTTGGAESNESAFKTARYYWKVRGQPDKVKIISRVHGYHGVTMAAMSATGMAVFHKMFGPLVPNFVHIPAPYAYRWPGGGDVAVEAADALEQAILREGPETVAAFLAEPVLGAGGVIPPPAGYFPRIRAICDKYDVLFISDEVITGFGRTGRWFALGHWGVQPDIVSFAKGVTSAYLPLGGILLSDRVHGTMLEAPPDRKYMHAATYSGHPVCCAVGLANVDIIEREGLVERAGAIGRRLLAGLETLREVPAVGDVRGLGLMCAVELVEDRATKKPAIGLGGRVVREARSRGLITRIRGGSADPAVGDTICLAPPLMTPEETIDRIPVILRESLTAALR; encoded by the coding sequence ATGGCCGCCACCAGGGAGTTGCTCGCGCACGATCAGCGCCACCTGATCCACCCGCTTCACCATCCGAGCGACCATCAGGACCCCCTGCTCCTTGTCGAGGGCCGCGGCGCGATCCTCAAAGACGCGGACGGCCGCGAGTACATCGACGGGCTCGCGGGGCTCTGGAACGTCAACGTCGGCCACGGGCGGGCGGAACTGGCGGAGGCCGCGGCGGAGCAGATGCGCCGGCTGGCGTTCAATTCGAGCTACGCCGGGGCGTCCAATATCCCGTCGATCCGCCTTGCCGAGCGGCTCGTCCACCTCGCCTACCCCAGCACCTCCGGCGTGTACTTCACGACGGGCGGGGCGGAATCGAACGAGTCGGCATTCAAGACGGCACGCTACTACTGGAAGGTGCGCGGCCAGCCCGACAAGGTGAAGATCATTTCACGCGTGCACGGCTACCACGGCGTCACGATGGCGGCGATGAGCGCGACCGGCATGGCCGTCTTCCACAAGATGTTCGGGCCGCTCGTCCCGAACTTTGTCCACATCCCGGCCCCGTATGCCTATCGCTGGCCCGGGGGCGGCGACGTCGCGGTCGAGGCCGCCGATGCGCTGGAACAGGCGATTCTGCGGGAGGGACCGGAGACCGTCGCGGCGTTCCTGGCGGAGCCCGTCCTGGGCGCCGGCGGTGTGATCCCCCCGCCGGCGGGCTACTTCCCGCGCATCCGGGCGATCTGCGACAAGTACGACGTGCTGTTCATCTCCGACGAAGTCATCACCGGGTTCGGGCGCACCGGCCGTTGGTTCGCGCTCGGTCACTGGGGCGTGCAGCCCGACATCGTGTCCTTCGCGAAGGGCGTGACGAGTGCGTACCTGCCCCTCGGCGGCATCCTGCTCTCGGACCGCGTTCACGGGACGATGCTCGAAGCGCCGCCGGACAGGAAGTACATGCACGCGGCGACCTATTCCGGTCATCCGGTGTGCTGTGCGGTCGGCCTCGCGAACGTCGACATCATCGAGCGCGAGGGACTGGTGGAACGCGCCGGCGCGATCGGGCGGCGACTGCTTGCCGGCCTCGAGACGCTGCGGGAGGTCCCGGCGGTCGGCGACGTGCGCGGGCTGGGTCTCATGTGCGCGGTCGAACTCGTCGAGGATCGGGCGACGAAGAAGCCGGCGATCGGTCTCGGCGGGCGCGTGGTGCGCGAAGCGCGGTCGCGGGGGCTGATCACAAGGATCCGGGGCGGGTCCGCCGACCCGGCGGTCGGGGACACGATCTGTCTTGCGCCTCCGCTCATGACGCCGGAGGAGACGATCGATCGGATCCCGGTGATTCTCAGGGAGTCATTGACGGCCGCGTTGCGCTGA
- a CDS encoding M20 family metallopeptidase — protein sequence MSSGSAGLDTKALKTRALAALDAVAVEARELALRIHAHPEVGFEERQAAAWVSEALERHGYAVERGVADIETAIVARAEGRRPGATVGLIAEYDALAGLGHACGHNLMAAGMLAAAAALRTVLPELPGAVVYYGTPAEEGGGGKILMLERGAFAGLDVALQYHAGDDVSVATGCLAVQGVEVAFTGRPAHAAAGPWNGVNALDAVILTFNGIGALRQQLRSDARVHGIITDGGQAVNIIPERAAASFGVRARDGEYVRYLAGRVEACARAAAEATGARVETARGMFFDAFRYVPSLAGVVRDNAAALGFEMQERFVGASTDLGNLSQAVPTVSYTLPTCPPGVGMHTREALEAGKAEIGLAGMLNDAKVMVMSAIDLLASPSVLETIRVDFQGNSAAPPRA from the coding sequence ATGAGCTCCGGCTCGGCCGGTCTCGACACGAAGGCGCTCAAGACCCGGGCGCTGGCCGCCCTCGACGCGGTGGCGGTGGAGGCCCGGGAGCTCGCGCTGCGCATCCACGCGCATCCCGAGGTCGGGTTCGAGGAGCGCCAGGCCGCCGCCTGGGTGAGCGAGGCGCTCGAGCGCCACGGCTATGCCGTGGAGCGCGGCGTCGCCGACATCGAGACCGCGATCGTCGCGCGCGCGGAGGGACGGCGCCCCGGTGCGACGGTCGGGTTGATCGCCGAGTACGACGCGCTCGCGGGCCTCGGCCACGCCTGCGGACACAATCTGATGGCGGCGGGAATGCTGGCCGCCGCCGCCGCGCTGCGGACGGTGCTGCCGGAGCTCCCCGGCGCCGTCGTCTACTACGGCACGCCGGCGGAGGAAGGCGGCGGTGGCAAGATCCTCATGCTCGAACGCGGGGCGTTTGCCGGCCTCGACGTGGCGCTCCAGTACCACGCGGGCGACGACGTCTCCGTGGCGACCGGCTGCCTCGCCGTTCAGGGGGTCGAGGTCGCGTTCACCGGGAGGCCCGCCCACGCGGCGGCCGGGCCGTGGAACGGCGTCAACGCCCTCGACGCGGTGATCCTCACCTTCAACGGCATCGGCGCGCTCCGGCAGCAGTTGCGGTCCGACGCCCGCGTGCACGGCATCATCACGGACGGCGGGCAGGCGGTCAACATTATTCCCGAACGCGCCGCGGCCAGTTTCGGCGTGCGGGCCCGGGACGGCGAGTACGTCCGGTATCTCGCGGGCCGCGTCGAGGCCTGCGCGCGCGCGGCGGCCGAGGCGACCGGGGCGCGTGTCGAGACCGCGCGCGGGATGTTCTTTGATGCGTTCCGCTACGTCCCGTCGCTCGCCGGCGTCGTGCGCGACAACGCGGCGGCCCTCGGCTTCGAGATGCAGGAACGGTTCGTGGGGGCCTCGACGGACCTCGGCAACCTGAGCCAGGCTGTGCCGACGGTCAGCTATACGCTGCCGACATGTCCCCCCGGGGTCGGCATGCATACGCGCGAGGCGCTCGAGGCCGGGAAGGCCGAGATCGGGCTCGCCGGGATGCTCAACGACGCCAAAGTCATGGTGATGTCGGCCATCGATCTGCTCGCCTCGCCGAGCGTGCTCGAGACGATCCGGGTCGACTTTCAGGGGAACTCCGCGGCCCCCCCGCGCGCTTAA
- a CDS encoding Xaa-Pro peptidase family protein — protein sequence MLPFDGERLARLARGQHVDVVLASTRHNVRYLTGGYYVSFFARAARFGGGRYLSFVALPVARPAGAFYVGRRDEVFDEQHYIDAFGPFWIAERHWVPRGPSMSEDAATVAARALRAGGHGAATIAIESSFLPADAYEALRRELPEATFVNAAPLLGELRAIKQPRELERLREVHRLTAETIRQVFRDGAAADTTREISGRIERYLGARGGVFLYALINVGPGLLRAASSQTWGERRPMHLDVGVELDEYVADIARMGSIGAPPAEAAALFDLCVAAQTRARAIVGPGASCGDLWRAGTEAVTAGPGAEYGRFLAHGLGMVSHEPPVVARDSPRRLEPGMVLSIETEVRHPDVGHIKIEDSVVVTPGGCEGLGDVDREWCVVPPGRPGRTPSAP from the coding sequence ATGCTGCCATTTGACGGCGAACGGCTCGCCCGCCTGGCCCGCGGGCAGCACGTCGACGTGGTGCTGGCCAGCACGCGGCACAACGTCCGCTACCTCACCGGCGGGTACTACGTGTCGTTTTTTGCCCGCGCGGCCCGGTTCGGCGGGGGCCGGTATCTCTCGTTCGTGGCGCTGCCGGTCGCCCGGCCGGCGGGCGCGTTCTACGTGGGGCGCCGGGATGAGGTGTTCGACGAGCAGCACTACATCGACGCGTTCGGGCCGTTCTGGATCGCGGAACGGCACTGGGTGCCGCGCGGTCCGAGCATGTCGGAAGATGCGGCGACCGTGGCCGCCCGCGCGCTGCGCGCGGGCGGCCACGGAGCGGCGACTATTGCGATCGAGTCCTCGTTTCTGCCGGCCGACGCGTACGAGGCGCTGCGCCGCGAGTTGCCCGAGGCCACTTTCGTGAACGCCGCGCCGCTGCTCGGGGAACTGCGGGCCATCAAGCAGCCGCGCGAGCTCGAGCGGCTGCGCGAGGTCCACCGCCTGACGGCCGAGACCATCCGGCAGGTCTTCCGCGACGGCGCCGCCGCCGATACGACGCGGGAAATCTCGGGCAGGATCGAGCGGTACCTCGGCGCGCGCGGCGGCGTGTTCCTGTACGCGCTCATCAACGTCGGTCCGGGCCTCCTCCGGGCGGCGTCGTCCCAGACGTGGGGCGAACGCCGTCCGATGCATCTCGACGTCGGCGTCGAGCTCGACGAGTACGTCGCGGACATCGCCCGGATGGGCTCCATCGGCGCGCCGCCGGCCGAAGCGGCGGCGCTGTTCGACCTGTGCGTCGCGGCGCAGACCCGCGCGCGCGCCATTGTCGGGCCGGGCGCGTCCTGCGGCGATCTGTGGCGCGCCGGGACGGAGGCCGTCACGGCGGGCCCCGGCGCGGAGTACGGCCGGTTCCTCGCGCACGGCCTGGGGATGGTGAGCCACGAGCCTCCGGTCGTCGCCCGCGACAGCCCGCGGCGGCTCGAGCCCGGCATGGTCCTCTCGATTGAGACGGAGGTTCGTCACCCCGACGTCGGGCACATCAAGATCGAAGACAGCGTGGTCGTCACCCCGGGGGGCTGCGAGGGACTCGGCGACGTCGACCGGGAGTGGTGCGTCGTGCCGCCGGGCCGGCCGGGTAGGACGCCTTCCGCGCCGTAG
- a CDS encoding ATP-binding protein, translating into MAERGRAAAGRIAAVGEPAPPRFADHAADEEGRPAEHARLRARIAELESRLRQRDEQRRAMLHIMADLRDVNRRLGNQRKAMLHILVDYEQDRRRLAHQTERLDNSRRALLHILQDSHRSNLRLGQARRAMIHIMSDLHEISLEMQRREQDLRDKQEQLVQAGKLATLGELTTGVAHELNNPLNNIGLFIGNVLDQIRIRRAEQDLDLDRIVTDLDRAMGQVRKATEIISHLRTFGRTAPVGREPVSINDVVLHALSLMQEQLRLRDIDVALDLSTEDMIVAASPIQLEQVFINLLTNARDALAEAAGDRRIEIRSTARPGWADVLVRDTGPGILPGLERRIFDPFFTTKGVGKGTGLGLAITYGILKDHGGSITCVRQDAPGAAFLVQLPQMQEAVLEPSIS; encoded by the coding sequence GTGGCAGAGCGAGGTCGAGCGGCTGCGGGGCGAATCGCAGCAGTAGGGGAGCCCGCACCGCCGCGGTTCGCGGACCACGCCGCGGACGAGGAGGGCCGGCCGGCCGAGCACGCCCGGCTGCGCGCCCGCATCGCCGAACTGGAGTCGCGGCTGCGCCAGCGCGACGAGCAGCGCCGCGCGATGCTCCACATCATGGCCGACCTGCGCGACGTGAACCGGCGGCTGGGCAACCAGCGCAAGGCCATGCTGCACATTCTCGTCGACTACGAGCAGGACCGGCGGCGCCTGGCGCATCAGACGGAGCGGCTCGACAATTCGCGGCGCGCGCTGCTGCACATCCTGCAGGACTCACACCGCTCCAATCTGCGGCTCGGCCAGGCGCGCCGCGCGATGATCCACATCATGAGCGATCTGCACGAGATCTCGCTCGAAATGCAGCGCCGCGAGCAGGATCTGCGCGACAAGCAGGAACAGCTCGTGCAGGCCGGCAAACTGGCCACGCTCGGCGAGCTCACCACGGGCGTGGCGCACGAGCTCAACAACCCCCTCAACAACATCGGTCTGTTCATCGGCAACGTGTTGGACCAGATCCGCATCCGCCGGGCAGAGCAGGACCTCGACCTGGATCGGATCGTGACGGATCTGGATCGCGCGATGGGGCAGGTCCGGAAGGCGACGGAGATCATCTCGCACCTGCGGACGTTCGGCCGGACCGCGCCGGTCGGCCGCGAGCCGGTCTCGATCAACGACGTCGTGCTGCACGCGCTGTCGCTCATGCAGGAGCAGTTGCGCCTCCGCGACATCGACGTCGCGCTCGACCTCTCGACCGAGGACATGATCGTGGCCGCGAGCCCGATCCAGCTGGAGCAGGTGTTCATCAACCTGCTGACCAACGCGCGCGACGCGCTGGCCGAGGCGGCGGGCGACCGGCGCATCGAGATCCGCAGCACGGCCCGGCCGGGGTGGGCCGACGTCCTCGTGCGCGACACCGGCCCCGGGATCCTCCCCGGCCTCGAGCGGCGCATTTTCGATCCGTTCTTCACGACCAAAGGGGTGGGGAAGGGGACCGGCCTCGGCCTCGCAATCACGTACGGGATCCTCAAGGACCACGGAGGGTCGATCACCTGCGTCAGGCAGGACGCGCCCGGCGCGGCGTTTCTGGTGCAGCTACCGCAAATGCAGGAAGCGGTGCTCGAGCCCAGCATCTCATGA